GCGTTATCTTCTTCTGGTGTTTGGGGGCCGACGGGTCAGCAGCATGAATAGGACCGCCACCGCCACACCAGCGCCCAAAATCCACACCCATGATCCCATTCCCGACGCCTTGGGGGCGTCTTCCCTGACCACATGTTCGGCCGCCAAAGCCACCGATGGATCGACGCCGTTCAGGCTCTTGGGGTCTACCGGCGTCCCGTCTTTGCGCATCTGATCGATCTTGGCGTCCATGTCGGCGAGCTGTTTCTTCAAATCCGCATTGGAAGCAGCCAGTTTGTCGGCTTCCTGGCGAAAAGCCTGCACCCCCGGATCGCCCTGGTGGTTGTACATAAAGCTCGGGCCGCTGGCCTGACGCAGCATGAACCACAAAAACATGGCATCCCACAGGCCAAACGACGGTGCGCTCTGGTAGGCGTAGTTTGGCGCGCTCCAGCCCTGCCCGGCGTAGTAGTTGTCCCGATTGCTGCGGTAATCCCGGTAATTGTCCCAGGTGCGCGAGGGTTGCGGACCGGCGGCTCCAGGGCTGTCGTGCACCGGGTTGTCAGGCTTGGCGAACTTGCCCTTATATTCGTTGTAGGCCTTGACTGAGGCCTCTTTTTGGACGGCCGCCTGTCCGGACGTGGCGAAGGAGGACTTGGACCGGCCGCTGTCCGTGCCTGGTGCGGCGCTGGTGCCGGAACTGTTGCTCCAGGCCCCGCCGGTCGACGGCTTGGACGAGGCGTTTGGGGCCGCAGGCGTGCTCTTCGGGGCGCTGTTGCCCCAGTCCGAAGATGGAGTGCTCCCTGATTTGGCTGGGCTGGGCGAGCTTTGGGTGGAGCTGTTGCCCCAGCCGGAGGATGAACTGCTGCTGGGTTGGGACGGGGCAGGAGCGGTCGAGGGCGTAGACGAATTACTCCAGCCAGAACTCTTGCCGCTGGAAGACGATGACGACGACGAGGATTTGCCGCCGCTGGAAAAGGACGATTTGCTGCTTTTGGCCTGGGCCGGCTGGCCGCCGAGGACAAGAACCAGAGCCAGGAGCAGGAAAACAATGTGCCGTACGCTGGGGGGCATGCCGGGGCCTCCTTAATAAATCTTGACCCCGTAGGGCGTGAGATCCAGGCCGATCCAGGCCCGCACCAGGGCCGCTTCAGGCTCTGTATCGGCGCTGACCAGCATGTTCTCGTTTTCGTCCCCCACCTCGCGGGTATAGAGGTGCATCTGGTGGGCAAGGCAGCGCGGCGGGGCTTTAGGGTCTGTAAAGAGCAATTCTTCCGCTTCCACCGGGGGCGCATAGTCGCCGTCCCCCCATTGGCGCAGATAGGTCTGGCCGTTGGGGGCGTTGAGATCCTTGCCGCCGATAAGCCCGCCGGCATCGAGCCACAGACTCCAATCTGCGGCAGTAGCCGGGCGGATTTCCTGGAGCAGGCGAAAGAAGCTGACGTCGAGCAGGGCACCGGCCCCGTCCTGGTTGAACTGGAAGAGATAGGCGTCCTCGCCTTGTTTGGCGTAGGCCCGGACCAACGTCAGGCCGAATAGCGAGGTGGACGACAGTGCTTCCACCAACAGTTCGCCCTGGGGCGGGGCGATGGTTAGACCCAGGCCCTCAAAGCGCAGGGCCTCGGCCACATCCACGGCCAGGATGGCCCCGATGCGCAGATCAAAGGGGAAATGCGGATAGGCCGGATGGTTGTCCGCCTCTGACCGTTTGCTGAAAAACATGTCCTACCCTCGGGAGATGGTTGGCGTTGGTGACGGCTACGCGGCGCCGGGCGGTCGGCGGGAGCTTAGGCTGGCGCCCCCTGGGACCGCAGGGAACTGAGAAACAGCCCCAGTCCGCCGAGCAGCAGCGTCAGGATAACGAGCAGGTCGAAAAGTGACATGCCGGCCAGGGAAAAGCGGATAGAGGCAATGACGCCCACGCCGACGGCCAGCAGGCTGCCCAAAAACAGCAGCCAGCCCAGGATATTGCGGGCATTGTAGAAAATCATGACGATGCCGAGGCCAAGCGGCAGGAGCGTCATGCCGGTGGTCAGGCGGACCGGGCCGAATGCGTAAAGCGAGTAGCCCATGGTGAAGAAGTTATAGACCCGGATGGAGCTTAAAAAGAGGTAGCCGCCGGCGACCATCATGGCCAGCCCCAGGAAAAACCGCCCCAGCCCCCCAGGCGTGCCGCCTGCGCCGTTTACTGCCATACCGTCCGTTTATCGAATCGATTGGTCGAGGGCAAGACCACGGGTGGCTGCAGCACGATTCTTAATCAAGTTTCATACAGGGATTGCCGGGCTGTGGCCCGGGCGACACGGCCCGCTTCCGTGATCCGGGTCGCCCGTGACACCGTCGGCCCGGTATCGAGCGAGAACGGGGTCTGGTCGCTGACGCAATGTCTTTTGGGTGGGGCTGCTTCGGCCACCTAGGATGGTGCCGACCAGACCGCTCCTTGGAAATCCGATTCTTATATCTACGATACCTTGGGCAATCTGATCGCCACTCGCGGCAAAAGGACCTTCGATGCTGTCTACGGCCACGAAAACCGGTCCACAACGCTGATCTTGGGAGGCAAGACCAGGACCTATGCCTATGACGACCTGGGCAACCGGGGCCGGATCCAGACCGGGACGGCCACGCGCAATTTCCACCATGCCCATTTGGGCCGGGTTATCTTCGAAACCGACGGTTCAGGCCAAGTCACGATCAATTCTATCAACACTGGAAATTTTCTGGTGGCCTCGGGCACGACTGCGGCTGGCTTTCGGTTTCATCACCAGGACAAGACCGGCAATACCATGGCTCTGTCCGAGGCCACAGGTGCGGTGGTCGGCCGGTATGGAGAGTGTGGTCAGTTTGTCCTTTATTTGATTCCCCAGGGGACATGTCGTCGTGGTCAGGGGAGTGCTTTAAATCATTCGGTTTTGTCGGAAATGCTGTGCCTGGCACATCGACGCCAGGGACTCGAACCGGCGTGAGGAACTGTTCCTTTGGGTTTGTGGAGGGTACCAATCGAGCTGTATTTCAATAATGTCAGGTTTCATGCTTTAGTCGACTGGCGAGGGTAACTAGTAAAATTCAATAATTATAATTAATTATCGCTGATGTGTTAATCGGACAGAAATGCAAATAAGAATTGCGAAGACAATTTTTTTTGTGATAGAAGCCTTAAGAAGTCATAGGAAAGAACATGTTGCGATTATAACCAATTGTTATGACGTCCCAAAAATAAGATGGCACGGAAAATGTGGTTGCAACATGCACAGTATGTCATGGAGAAATATTTTTCGATAGTCAATTATGCACATGGAAAATATTGTAGGTTAGTATGAGCTTGGCATGTTCAAAAGTATATTGTTTGTTAGAGGGCGATGGTGGAATGTATAATATTTTGTATTAAGCTATACTATTTTTGTCCGTTTATTGCGTTCTAATTCTATGAATGGTGTTGTTTGTTGTAGTAGATTGGATGTATTAAATAGAAGTCAAGGTACATTTTTGAGCTTCCCATCATCCTGCAACGGGATGAGTTGTTCTGCCGAAGCTGTTTCATAGAGCTCTCGTGAGATACTGTTCTAGGTCGAGAGCAATGATGAATTCAAATTTTCGCTTCACTCGCTGCAGGCGACCCATGCAGTGGCTCTGATGTGTCGGAGCAAGGTGCAGCGAATTACGTGCCTCGAGCACTGCTGTTGAGCTTAGGCGCGCTATTATCATCCACCAGGGTCGCTTTGATCTGACGGAGGGCGTTGCGATGTGTTTTCGGAATTTCACGAAATGGTCCCGATGGGCGGGGCTGGTTGTTGTCGTGGCTATTTCGACCTTGTTGCCCTGCCGGTTTTCCCAGGATCGAGGGGTTGTCCCGGGAATGGCCTACGGCCAGGTCGACGGAGGATACGCCCGTTGGGCTCAAAGTCCTATATTGGACAAATTCGTGGACTCCCTGACGCCTGTGTGCAACAGCAGTGCACCGGTCTTTAGCTCTCTCGGATACTGTATCCCCATTGCCCAGCCGGTCACATCGGACAGCACGGGAAAATACTACAACATCGGCATCGTTGATTACACGCAGCAGATGCACTCACAGCTCTATGACCAGAACTCGAACGACCTTCATCCTACCAAGCTGCGCGGGTACGTTGACCAAAACCCCAATGCCCAGCCCACCTACACGACAGATGGGGGAGTGACGTCTTCCGTCGCGCCTTCTTACCTTGGCCCGATTATTGTTGCCCAACACGACACGCCGGCCATCGTCACATACGAAAACCTGCTCACCGCCCCCTTCTTTCTGCCGGTGGACACCACCTACATGGGATTGACCGTCATGGGCATGGCCCAATCTCCCAACCGCACCGCTGTCCACCTGCACGGCGGCTTCACGCCCTGGATCAGTGACGGCACACCCTTTCAGTGGTTCACGGCGTCTGGCGACACGATGCAGCCAAATGTCCGCGGCCCCAGCTATGTGCAGGTGCCGGGCATGAGCGACCCCGGGGCCGGCAAGTGGACCGCCTACTATACCAACGACCAAAGCGCCCGGTTCATGTTCTACCATGATCATGCCGTGGGCACCACGCGTCTCAACGTCTATGCCGGCATGGCCGCCGGCTATCTCATAACGGACTCGCAGGAACAGAGCCTCTACGGCACGGTGCTCCCCAATAATGCAGCCAACAACGGCGGCCTTGGCATCCCGCTCATCATACAAGATAAGACCTTTGTCCCCAGCTCCGGAGACATCACCGCCAATGACCCCTCCTGGAACGATAATCCGGATTGGGGCACGCAGGGGGACCTCTGGCTGGCCCATGTCTATAAGGCCAACCAGGACGATTCCGGCACGCCCGACCCCAAGGGGCGTTGGGACAATGGCAAGTGGGTGTATCCTCCGGTGCAAGACCCCCTGCCCAAACCAAGCATTTCCGGCGTCGCCGAAGCCAACATGGATACCCCGGTGGTCAACGGCGTGGCTTACCCCTATCTCCAGGTGGCGCCCCGTCGCTACCGCTTCCGTATTCTTAACGCCGCCAACGACCGGCATGTAAACCTGCAGCTCTATTATGAAGGCAACACGCCAATAACGACGTCGCCGCTGCCCAGTGGCCAGACCTATGTCGGCGACGCGGATTTGACCCGTCCCGGCCCGCCCATCCTTCAAATAGGCAACGAAGGCGGCTTCTTGCCTGTCCCGGTGGAAATGAACAATCCGCCGACCCAGTGGGGCGGCGTCCCGACCTCCACAACCATGCCGACGCCCTACACGCTGTGGATGGCGCCGGCCGAACGGGCCGACATCGTCATCGACTTCTCCAACATCCCCACAGGGACCAGGCTGATTCTGTACAACGACGCTCCATCGCCCGCGCCCATGGGGGATCCGCGCCTGGACTATTACACCGGCGATCTCGACCAGACCGCCAGCGGCGGGGCTCCCGCGACCCTGCCCGGCAAAGGCCCCAATACCCGGACCATTATGGAATTCCGGGTGGTGGGCACTGGTGGCGAGACCATTGATTACCCAACCTTCGTGACCGATATGACCAATGCGCTGGCGACCATCTATCCCGCCACCCAGCCCCCGGCCATTGTGCCCCCGGGGACCTTTGTGTCCACCCGCGACACCAAGGTTGGCGGGTATGCCAATCAGATCAAAAGCCTCAATGAGGATTTCGACGACTACGGCCGCCTGAAGCAAAATTTAGGAACTTTTGCCCAGCACCTCAACAACCAGGGCATCAATGTGTCCGGGTTCGCCTATGTTGATCCTCCAACTGAAATAGCAACGAAAGGACAAACGCAGGTTTGGACCATCGCCAACAACACCGGTGACGTACATCCCATCCATTTTCACTTGGTAAATGTGCAGGTTGTTGCCCGTACGGATTGGGCCAACAATCCTGTTCCGGTCGATCCTAATGAACTTGGCTGGAAGGAAACGGTCAGAATGCTGCCTGGAACAAACACCACGGTGGCGATGAAGTTTTCTCTGCCTACGGTCCCGTTTATTACTCCAAGCAGTATCCGGTTACTGGATCCTACTATGGCTGAAAGTAGTGTGAATAGGTGGCATAATTTTGGCTCCGAATACGTATGGCATTGTCATATGTTGGAGCATGAGGAGCATGACATGATGCGAGTTATTGAGGTGTACCAAACAAGTATTTCGCCTGAGAACTTCCTGCTGTTGCAACAGTAATAAGCAAGAAAGGCATGCTCTTAATGCGTTAGCTAGGTCAATGGTGCGATGATGTGTTGTCGCAAAGGGGAAAGGTTATGATGCGAGGACAAATAGCAAAGGGAATGTTGGTTGTCATTGTCGTTGTCTGTCTGGGCATTCCTGATTGTGTCATGGCTCAGCAGCCGACTGTACAGATGCAATGCACGCGAACGTATGTCACGTGCGTCAATAGCAAGCCGCCAACTGACGACGAAG
The sequence above is drawn from the Desulfovibrio sp. TomC genome and encodes:
- a CDS encoding DUF2491 family protein — its product is MFFSKRSEADNHPAYPHFPFDLRIGAILAVDVAEALRFEGLGLTIAPPQGELLVEALSSTSLFGLTLVRAYAKQGEDAYLFQFNQDGAGALLDVSFFRLLQEIRPATAADWSLWLDAGGLIGGKDLNAPNGQTYLRQWGDGDYAPPVEAEELLFTDPKAPPRCLAHQMHLYTREVGDENENMLVSADTEPEAALVRAWIGLDLTPYGVKIY
- a CDS encoding multicopper oxidase family protein, with translation MDSLTPVCNSSAPVFSSLGYCIPIAQPVTSDSTGKYYNIGIVDYTQQMHSQLYDQNSNDLHPTKLRGYVDQNPNAQPTYTTDGGVTSSVAPSYLGPIIVAQHDTPAIVTYENLLTAPFFLPVDTTYMGLTVMGMAQSPNRTAVHLHGGFTPWISDGTPFQWFTASGDTMQPNVRGPSYVQVPGMSDPGAGKWTAYYTNDQSARFMFYHDHAVGTTRLNVYAGMAAGYLITDSQEQSLYGTVLPNNAANNGGLGIPLIIQDKTFVPSSGDITANDPSWNDNPDWGTQGDLWLAHVYKANQDDSGTPDPKGRWDNGKWVYPPVQDPLPKPSISGVAEANMDTPVVNGVAYPYLQVAPRRYRFRILNAANDRHVNLQLYYEGNTPITTSPLPSGQTYVGDADLTRPGPPILQIGNEGGFLPVPVEMNNPPTQWGGVPTSTTMPTPYTLWMAPAERADIVIDFSNIPTGTRLILYNDAPSPAPMGDPRLDYYTGDLDQTASGGAPATLPGKGPNTRTIMEFRVVGTGGETIDYPTFVTDMTNALATIYPATQPPAIVPPGTFVSTRDTKVGGYANQIKSLNEDFDDYGRLKQNLGTFAQHLNNQGINVSGFAYVDPPTEIATKGQTQVWTIANNTGDVHPIHFHLVNVQVVARTDWANNPVPVDPNELGWKETVRMLPGTNTTVAMKFSLPTVPFITPSSIRLLDPTMAESSVNRWHNFGSEYVWHCHMLEHEEHDMMRVIEVYQTSISPENFLLLQQ